Proteins from one Mercurialis annua linkage group LG7, ddMerAnnu1.2, whole genome shotgun sequence genomic window:
- the LOC126656248 gene encoding S-adenosyl-L-methionine:benzoic acid/salicylic acid carboxyl methyltransferase 3-like, whose protein sequence is MEVVQVLHMNSGNGETSYAQNSVLQQRVILRSKPTIKEAITNLYNNSFPKRLAIADFGCSSGPNTLFAVSEIIDVVEKICENVEHEPPEYNVFLNDLPSNDFNTVFKSLLPDFRRRMKEHTRGLCFISGTPGSFYGRLFPSNTLHFAYSSYSLHWLSQIPRGLESNKGNIYMSSTSPPCVLKAYYVQFQMDFSMFLKCRSKEMIAGGRMVLTFQGRRSKDPCSKEGCYMWDLLAIALNQFVREGMIDEEKFHSFNIPYYTPSPCEVKNEIEKEESFHVDTLELYEQDWNESGGQFDPNSTIEDEGSIFGKCARAIIEPYIRSHFDFQKAMIDKIFARYSTILKDCMAKERTWFVNIIVSMTKKGAFM, encoded by the exons ATGGAAGTAGTGCAAGTGCTTCACATGAATAGTGGAAATGGAGAAACCAGTTATGCTCAAAACTCAGTGCTTCAG CAAAGAGTGATATTAAGGTCAAAGCCAACAATAAAGGAAGCCATAACCAATCTCTATAACAACAGCTTTCCGAAAAGATTAGCCATTGCGGACTTTGGTTGTTCTTCAGGGCCGAACACTCTATTTGCTGTATCTGAAATCATAGATGTAGTCGAGAAGATCTGCGAAAATGTGGAGCATGAACCACCAGAATATAATGTGTTCTTGAATGATCTACCAAGCAATGACTTCAACACCGTTTTCAAGTCGTTGCTGCCGGATTTTCGGAGGCGAATGAAAGAACATACTAGAGGGTTGTGCTTCATTTCTGGAACCCCCGGTTCGTTCTACGGCAGACTTTTTCCGAGCAACACTCTTCACTTTGCTTATTCTTCTTATAGCCTCCACTGGCTATCTCAG ATTCCAAGAGGGTTGGAGAGTAATAAAGGAAACATTTATATGTCTAGCACAAGTCCACCATGCGTGCTTAAGGCATATTACGTCCAATTTCAAATGGATTTTTCTATGTTCTTGAAATGTCGCTCTAAGGAGATGATAGCAGGAGGGCGCATGGTGTTAACATTTCAAGGTAGGAGAAGCAAAGATCCTTGTAGCAAGGAGGGTTGTTATATGTGGGATCTTTTGGCTATAGCTCTCAATCAATTCGTAAGAGAG GGAATGATCGATGAAGAAAAATTCCACTCCTTCAACATTCCTTACTATACACCATCTCCATGTGAAgtgaaaaatgaaatagaaaaagaagaatCTTTTCATGTTGATACACTAGAGCTTTACGAACAAGATTGGAATGAAAGTGGCGGCCAATTTGATCCCAATAGTACTATTGAAGATGAAGGGTCTATTTTTGGCAAGTGTGCGAGAGCTATAATTGAACCTTATATTAGGAGCcactttgattttcaaaaagCTATGATTGATAAGATTTTTGCTAGGTACTCCACAATCCTTAAGGATTGCATGGCAAAAGAGAGGACATGGTTTGTTAATATAATAGTGTCCATGACTAAGAAAGGTGCTTTCATGTGA
- the LOC126656794 gene encoding uncharacterized protein LOC126656794, whose amino-acid sequence MAYVNSEFDNPSNPFYLHPSENPSLILISPPLNGQNYHSWARSMKMCLMSKNKLKFVNGSITVPMKEDPIYAVWERCNTMVLSWILRSLSPSIAQSIFWIDTALDAWRDLLDRFSQGNAIRISDLQEEIYVFKQNNLSVTDYFTQLKILWDEYMNLRFVPTCTCNPQCSCQALKIVKTQQEDDYIIRFLKGLTENFATVRTQILMVEPLPKINKVFSLVLQHERQMGIGFSESVSALQIVEPAVFATQENSSFQKKFTGNNFGINRPGNFTRPSGYNNRPGNFTGNRMFVNRSSGVDKPLCTFCGISGHTVDICFKKHGYPPGYKPRPRIQGYVNQVGEFIAESEQERYYNDQEQICYNNGEFAEHEKAERNCVMSQDQDMHREEEHAPVFTQEQYKQLMSMLQQNASTSGHKINTISTNFVSTSAATDLDAGMKISNINSVYTNFENDCWIIDSGATDHIVCSMSYFSSYKPVDNVFVTLPNSQKISVTHIGAVKFSKECELHDVLFVPKFFFNLISTSKLTSYYQYCLILHKDVCIIQDVINWRMIGLARKTRGLYQLDKSKFENRHVISVNAVNAKPVANDFLWHNRLGHLANSRLKCLQDQCSIIKLPSDSHCKICHLAKQKKLSFPLSTSVSNNCFDMIHVDIWGPSRTVSIYGHRYFLTIVDDKSRYTWLFLLKSKSGVRLLVLYIKLLVCILLNKMQL is encoded by the exons ATGGCTTATGTTAACTCAGAATTTGATAATCCTTCAAATCCATTTTACTTACATCCTAGTGAAAACCCATCTTTAATATTGATTTCTCCTCCTTTAAATGGACAAAATTATCACTCTTGGGCAAGATCAATGAAAATGTGCTTAATGTCTAAAAACAAACTGAAGTTTGTTAATGGTAGCATTACTGTTCCGATGAAGGAAGATCCAATTTATGCTGTTTGGGAACGTTGTAACACTATGGTGCTTTCTTGGATTCTTAGGTCCTTGTCACCTTCCATTGCACAAAGTATTTTTTGGATTGATACAGCTTTAGATGCTTGGAGGGATCTTCTTGACAGGTTTTCTCAAGGTAATGCAATTCGTATATCTGACTTACAAGAGGAAATATATGTTTTCAAACAGAACAATCTGTCAGTAACAGATTATTTTACTCAGTTAAAGATCTTGTGGGATGAGTATATGAATCTAAGATTTGTTCCTACCTGTACTTGTAATCCTCAGTGTTCTTGTCAAGCATTAAAGATTGTTAAAACTCAGCAAGAAGATGACTATATAATTCGTTTCTTGAAAGGTTTAACTGAAAATTTTGCAACTGTTAGAACTCAAATATTAATGGTTGAGCCTTTACCAAAGATTAATAAAGTATTTTCTTTGGTATTGCAACATGAAAGACAAATGGGGATTGGTTTTTCAGAATCTGTCTCTGCTTTACAAATAGTTGAACCTGCAGTTTTTGCAACTCAAGAAAATTCTAGTTTTCAGAAAAAGTTTACTGGTAATAATTTTGGTATTAATAGACCTGGGAATTTTACAAGACCTTCTGGATATAACAATAGACCTGGAAATTTTACTGGTAATAGAATGTTTGTGAATAGGTCTTCTGGAGTTGATAAACCATTATGTACTTTCTGTGGTATAAGTGGACATACTGTggatatatgttttaaaaaacaTGGATATCCACCTGGATATAAACCTAGGCCTAGAATACAAGGCTATGTCAATCAAGTAGGTGAGTTTATTGCTGAGAGTGAACAAGAAAGGTATTATAATGATCAAGAACAGATTTGTTATAATAATGGTGAATTTGCTGAGCATGAAAAGGCAGAAAGGAATTGTGTTATGAGTCAAGATCAGGATATGCATAGAGAAGAGGAACATGCACCTGTCTTTACACAAGAGCAGTATAAACAACTCATGAGTATGTTACAGCAGAATGCATCAACAAGTGGTCACAAGATTAATACAATATCAACAAATTTTGTTTCTACTTCTGCTGCAACAGACCTTGATGCTGGTATGAAAATCTCTAATATTAACTCTGTTTATACTAATTTTGAGAATGATTGTTGGATTATAGATTCAGGTGCTACTGATCATATTGTTTGTTCTATGAGTTATTTCAGTTCTTATAAGCCTGTTGATAATGTTTTTGTGACATTGCCAAACTCTCAGAAAATAAGTGTTACACATATAGGTGCTGTTAAGTTTAGTAAAGAGTGTGAATTGCATGATGTCTTATTTGTTCCtaagtttttctttaatttgatttcaactAGCAAATTAACATCTTATTATCAATATTGCTTAATTCTTCATAAAGATGTTTGTATTATACAGGATGTTATCAATTGGAGGATGATCGGATTAGCTAGAAAGACTCGAGGACTTTATCAACTTGATAAATCTAAATTTGAGAATAGACATGTTATTTCTGTTAATGCTGTAAATGCAAAACCTGTTGCTAATGATTTTTTGTGGCATAATAGATTAGGACATTTGGCCAATTCTAGATTAAAATGTTTGCAAGATCAATGTTCTATAATAAAGTTGCCTAGTGATTCTCATTGTAAGATTTGTCATTTAGCAAAGCAAAAGAAACTTTCTTTCCCTTTAAGTACTTCTGTTTCTAATAATTGTTTTGATATGATACATGTTGATATATGGGGGCCATCAAGAACAGTTTCAATTTATGGACATAGGTATTTCTTGACAATTGTTGATGATAAAAGTAGATATACCTGGTTGTTTTTGTTAAAATCAAAGTCTGGTGTTAGGTTGTTG GTATTATACATCAAACTACTTGTGTGTATACTCCTGAACAAAATGCAATTGTAG
- the LOC126655603 gene encoding ABC transporter F family member 5 codes for MDLSTRFHRLHLHSSSFLTGSPLRPHLNQNPSLPISLKPIKINPKSFKFKPSSRISARLSTATSVAEPDIDIESLFSSNSGNEFDRKSNKKQSNTGASGITSGIKLENISKSYKGVTVLKDVTWEVKKGEKVGLVGVNGAGKTTQLRIIAGHEEPDSGNVIKAKPNLKISLLSQEFEVSLSRTVREEFTSAFGEEMEISERLEKVQKAIEGSVEDLELMGRLLDEFDLLQRRAQAVDLDEVDAKISKLMPELGFAPEDSDRLVASFSGGWQMRMSLGKILLQDPDLLLLDEPTNHLDLDTIEWLEGYLQKQEVPMVIISHDRAFLDQLCTKIVETEMGVARTYMGNYSQFLESKAAWIETQYAAWEKQQKDIEHTKDLISRLGAGANSGRASSAEKKLERLQEEDQIEKPFQRKQMKIRFPERGRSGRTVVMIKNLEFSYEDQVLFNKTNLTIERGEKIAIIGPNGCGKSTLLKLIKGLEKPKAGEIILGEHNVLPNYFEQNQAEALDLDKTVLQTVEEVAEDWKLDDIKGLLGRCNFKADMLDRKVSFLSGGEKARLAFCKFMVKPSTLLVLDEPTNHLDIPSKEMLEDAITEYQGTVITVSHDRYFIKQIVNRVIEVKDGKLQDYAGDYNYYLEKNLDARERELEREAELDEKAPKVKAKSKMSKAEKEARKKQKMQAFQVAKQKSKGAKNSKRWN; via the exons ATGGACTTATCAACCAGATTCCATCGCTTACACCTCCACTCTTCTTCCTTCTTAACTGGTTCACCACTCCGACCTCATCTCAATCAGAATCCATCACTACCCATCAGCTTAAAACCCATTAAAATCAATCCCAAGTCATTCAAATTCAAACCCAGTTCAAGAATCAGTGCTCGTTTATCAACAGCCACGTCAGTTGCTGAGCCTGACATAGATATTGAGTCCTTGTTTTCTAGCAACTCCGGCAATGAATTCGACCGTAAAAGCAACAAAAAACAATCGAATACCGGAGCTTCAGGTATTACCTCAGGTATTAAGCTCGAAAACATCAGTAAAAGTTACAAGGGTGTAACTGTGTTAAAAGATGTGACCTGGGAAGTGAAAAAAGGTGAGAAAGTTGGGTTAGTAGGTGTTAATGGAGCAGGGAAAACTACCCAGTTGAGAATTATTGCAGGACATGAAGAGCCTGACTCTGGGAATGTAATCAAAGCTAAACCCAATTTGAAAATTTCTTTGTTGAGTCAAGAATTTGAGGTTTCTTTGAGTAGGACTGTTAGAGAAGAGTTTACTAGTGCGTTTGGTGAAGAAATGGAGATTTCTGAGAGGTTAGAGAAGGTTCAGAAGGCGATCGAGGGGTCCGTTGAGGATTTGGAGTTGATGGGGAGATTGTTGGATGAGTTTGATTTGCTGCAGAGGAGAGCTCAGGCTGTTGATTTGGATGAGGTTGATGCTAAGATTAGTAAATTGATGCCTGAACTTGGGTTTGCACCGGAGGATTCTGATCGGTTGGTTGCTTCTTTCAGTGGTGGGTGGCAGATGAGGATGTCACTGGGGAAAATTTTGCTTCAG GACCCGGATTTGTTGCTTTTGGATGAACCTACTAATCACCTCGACTTGGATACAATTGAGTGGCTTGAAGGTTATCTTCAGAAGCAAGAAGTGCCTATGGTCATCATATCGCATGACAGGGCCTTTTTAGATCAACTGTGTACGAAAATTGTGGAGACTGAAATGGGTGTGGCTAGGACATATATGGGAAATTATTCTCAGTTCCTTGAATCGAAGGCAGCATGGATTGAAACTCAATATGCTGCCTGGGAAAAACAGCAAAAGGATATTGAGCACACAAAGGACTTGATAAGCAGGTTGGGTGCTGGAGCAAATTCTGGGCGTGCTTCTTCAGCTGAAAAG AAATTGGAGAGACTTCAGGAAGAGGATCAAATAGAGAAGCCATTTCAACGGAAACAAATGAAGATAAGGTTCCCAGAGCGCGGAAGAAGTGGAAGAACTGTTGTAATGATTAAGAATTTGGAATTCAGTTATGAAGATCAG GTCCtctttaataaaacaaatcttaCCATAGAAAGAGGTGAGAAAATTGCCATCATTGGTCCAAATGGATGTGGGAAGAGTACGTTATTGAAATTGATCAAGGGCCTAGAGAAGCCAAAAGCAGGTGAAATTATACTTGGGGAGCATAATGTACTGCCCAACTATTTTGAGCAGAACCAG GCCGAGGCACTTGATTTGGACAAAACAGTGCTTCAAACAGTGGAAGAGGTTGCTGAGGACTGGAAACTTGATGATATAAAAGGACTCCTTGGTCGTTGTAATTTCAAAGCGGATATGCTTGATAGAAAGGTTTCCTTTTTGAGTGGTGGGGAGAAG GCACGTCTAGCATTTTGCAAATTCATGGTGAAACCTTCAACTTTGCTCGTTTTGGATGAACCAACCAATCATCTCGATATTCCTTCAAAAGAAATGCTTGAG GATGCCATAACAGAATACCAGGGCACAGTCATCACAGTTTCTCATGACCGTTATTTTATAAAGCAAATAGTAAATAGAGTAATTGAAGTTAAAGATGGCAAGCTCCAGGATTATGCAGGGGATTACAAT TATTATCTGGAGAAAAACCTTGATGCAAGGGAAAGAGAACTCGAACGTGAGGCTGAGCTCGATGAAAAGGCTCCAAAGGTGAAAGCCAAATCCAAGATGTCGAAG GCTGAGAAGGAAGCAAGGAAGAAACAAAAAATGCAGGCGTTtcaggttgcgaaacaaaaatCGAAAGGAGCGAAGAATTCCAAGAGATGGAACTGA